One part of the Odontesthes bonariensis isolate fOdoBon6 chromosome 13, fOdoBon6.hap1, whole genome shotgun sequence genome encodes these proteins:
- the rab9b gene encoding ras-related protein Rab-9B: MSGKSLLLKVILLGDGGVGKSSLMNRYVTDRFDSQSFHTIGVEFLNRDLEVDGRLVTLQIWDTAGQERFKSLRTPFYRGADCCLLTFAVNDLQSFQNLGCWKKEFMYYSDVKDPERFPFVVLGNKVDMEQRVVGEDEARAWCEENGCCPYFETSAKDDTNVTVAFEAAVREVLAAEDPIDHALLSSTIDLHGNRKTSRSSCC; the protein is encoded by the coding sequence ATGAGTGGGAAGAGCCTTCTTCTGAAAGTAATCCTTCTGGGAGATGGTGGAGTGGGCAAGTCCTCCTTGATGAATCGCTACGTTACGGACCGTTTCGACTCCCAGTCCTTTCACACCATCGGTGTGGAGTTCCTGAACCGAGACTTGGAAGTGGATGGACGCCTGGTCACTCTTCAGATCTGGGACACAGCAGGTCAGGAACGCTTCAAGTCCCTGCGCACACCCTTCTACCGAGGTGCCGACTGCTGCCTGCTCACATTTGCGGTTAACGACCTGCAGAGCTTCCAGAATCTGGGCTGCTGGAAGAAGGAGTTCATGTATTACTCTGATGTTAAAGACCCCGAGCGGTTCCCTTTTGTGGTGCTGGGCAATAAGGTAGACATGGAGCAGAGGGTGGTGGGTGAGGACGAAGCACGGGCCTGGTGTGAGGAGAACGGCTGCTGTCCTTACTTTGAGACCAGCGCTAAAGATGACACTAATGTCACAGTTGCATTTGAGGCAGCCGTCAGGGAGGTTCTAGCGGCTGAGGATCCGATTGATCATGCACTATTGAGCAGTACTATTGATCTTCATGGTAACCGTAAAACCTCTCGTTCGTCTTGCTGCTGA
- the LOC142397637 gene encoding myelin proteolipid protein-like isoform X4: MSGPTGCYDCCMRCLGGVPYCSLVATLLCFSGIALFCGCGHQALTETERLIETYFARNMQDYITLAYIIQYFQYVIYGLASFFFLYCIMLLAEGFYTTSAAKQTFGEFRSTMCGRCLSFSFIVMTYVLAVLWLLVFAFSALPVYFFYNMDSTCQTIDVLTETPASINQLCVDARQYGLLPWNAVPGKACGMTLSNVCKTREYQMTYDLYIAAFAGAGITLLALLTYTVSTTYNFAVLRYLGRKGIGARC; the protein is encoded by the exons ATGTCTGGACCCACAGGTTGCTATGACTGCTGTATGCGTTGTTTGGGGGGGGTGCCATATTGCTCCCTCGTCGCCACAttgctgtgcttctctggcatTGCCCTCTTCTGTGGTTGTGGGCACCAGGCTCTCACAGAGACGGAGAGACTCATCGAGACTTACTTTGCCCGTAACATGCAGGACTACATCACCCTCGCCTACAT CATTCAATATTTCCAGTATGTCATCTATGGTTTGGCctcctttttcttcctctactgCATCATGCTGCTGGCTGAGGGCTTCTACACCACAAGCGCTGCCAAGCAAACCTTTGGAGAGTTCAGGAGCACCATGTGTGGCCGCTGCCTCAGCTTCTCG TTTATAGTGATGACATATGTCCTCGCTGTGCTGTGGCTGTTGGTGTTCGCCTTCTCGGCATTGCCAGTCTACTTCTTCTACAACATGGATTCGACTTGCCAAACTATTGATGTTCTGACTGAGACGCCAGCAAGTATCAACCAGCTCTGCGTTGATGCAAGGCAATACG gGCTCCTGCCATGGAATGCAGTACCAGGAAAAGCTTGTGGTATGACCCTGTCGAATGTTTGCAAAACCAGAGAG TATCAAATGACCTATGACCTGTACATCGCTGCCTTCGCCGGAGCGGGCATCACTCTCTTGGCTCTG CTGACCTATACTGTGTCAACCACCTATAACTTTGCAGTTCTGCGGTATCTTGGGAGAAAGGGCATAGGTGCACGGTGTTAG
- the LOC142397637 gene encoding myelin proteolipid protein-like isoform X3: MGCYDCCMRCLGGVPYCSLVATLLCFSGIALFCGCGHQALTETERLIETYFARNMQDYITLAYIIQYFQYVIYGLASFFFLYCIMLLAEGFYTTSAAKQTFGEFRSTMCGRCLSFSFIVMTYVLAVLWLLVFAFSALPVYFFYNMDSTCQTIDVLTETPASINQLCVDARQYGLLPWNAVPGKACGMTLSNVCKTREYQMTYDLYIAAFAGAGITLLALVHCCLHLAVYQVYLKMLRHRGKEERRGYDLYRRMQRDRGGTLCSPYPADTFHIS, encoded by the exons ATGG GTTGCTATGACTGCTGTATGCGTTGTTTGGGGGGGGTGCCATATTGCTCCCTCGTCGCCACAttgctgtgcttctctggcatTGCCCTCTTCTGTGGTTGTGGGCACCAGGCTCTCACAGAGACGGAGAGACTCATCGAGACTTACTTTGCCCGTAACATGCAGGACTACATCACCCTCGCCTACAT CATTCAATATTTCCAGTATGTCATCTATGGTTTGGCctcctttttcttcctctactgCATCATGCTGCTGGCTGAGGGCTTCTACACCACAAGCGCTGCCAAGCAAACCTTTGGAGAGTTCAGGAGCACCATGTGTGGCCGCTGCCTCAGCTTCTCG TTTATAGTGATGACATATGTCCTCGCTGTGCTGTGGCTGTTGGTGTTCGCCTTCTCGGCATTGCCAGTCTACTTCTTCTACAACATGGATTCGACTTGCCAAACTATTGATGTTCTGACTGAGACGCCAGCAAGTATCAACCAGCTCTGCGTTGATGCAAGGCAATACG gGCTCCTGCCATGGAATGCAGTACCAGGAAAAGCTTGTGGTATGACCCTGTCGAATGTTTGCAAAACCAGAGAG TATCAAATGACCTATGACCTGTACATCGCTGCCTTCGCCGGAGCGGGCATCACTCTCTTGGCTCTG GTGCACTGTTGCCTTCACTTGGCCGTGTACCAGGTGTACCTGAAGATGCTGAGGCACAGGgggaaagaggagaggagaggttaTGACCTGTATAGGAGGATGCAGCGGGACAGAGGAGGGACACTGTGCTCCCCGTACCCTGCAGACACATTCCATATCTCCTGA
- the LOC142397637 gene encoding protocadherin-20-like isoform X1: protein MGHGTPYNMTLSGLLQSLLLVVHIRQITCGSIQFLVHEELDPGTLVGTLSKHFPPPYQLLTQEYLWMDTNTGNIYTTEQKMDREYVCPEETKAEECIILHNAVVGPSGDLIQFQVIIEDINDNAPHFENSEIHLRVSEDVTVGTSVPLDVHAQDRDIGQNGELRYCLQGSGGAFTLKVDEDRFSIMLVVQTALDRETQDLYKMQLVATDWGAHPLSASAALTVTVTDVDDNCPSFSSDSPHTVTIQGDSPKNMVVTQVTATDPDTGPNAAIVYSLSPKVSERAKKFFNLDRRTGHIRVAQDLHSDNSEELVLKVLATGPHCPPANTKVTISVLPKANQELTIKVRFIVEHQNQTMALPENQPPTVLAVLELEGDSSLKGSSLAIEDDVPFSLNPQNGKYLLSTSKPLDYEIKKEHNIPVVVHRRSAEGSVIILSRQVIKVLVTDVNDNAPLFSQSHYQLAVEENNQQGMSLLRVSASDADSRYNSRVTYRLEKYTSAIFKMDSVTGQLSVSAPLDREQQDLYKLTVFARDSGSPPLESQATVIIRVLDQNDNAPVFLTPHFIFFIPENVPPLAQVGKIEVKDPDEGENGYTDLHVVNTSAPFVVDNARGTLRTTSNLDRETKDRHELYVLASDNGNPVALTSTARVTVFVEDINDNQPKVILPSSNSSCQTVSPGTLAGTIVTKIYAIDEDSGLNSEITYSVVTPEPAENSSPFQVDLRSGNITLSQQLLRKDMGMHHLFIVVRDNGKPTPLYTTVWVNLLVNESMEHCYLDRAPAWTGTSDLVQSPSKAPTCEVETMKYAQVIFITGLGMLSASTGLLLVSACLCLKNRGSLKKNKMGYTGENEIPLRLKDKYYSEE, encoded by the coding sequence CTGCTTGTGGTCCATATCAGACAGATCACATGTGGCTCTATCCAGTTTTTAGTCCACGAAGAACTGGATCCTGGTACTCTCGTTGGAACACTAAGTAAACACTTTCCACCTCCATACCAGCTCCTGACCCAGGAGTATCTGTGGATGGACACAAACACAGGGAATATCTACACTACTGAACAAAAGATGGATCGCGAATATGTCTGCCCTGAGGAGACAAAAGCTGAAGAATGCATTATACTGCACAATGCTGTTGTGGGGCCCTCAGGAGACCTTATACAGTTTCAAGTCATCATAGAGGACATCAATGACAATGCACCACATTTTGAAAATAGTGAAATACACCTGAGGGTGTCTGAGGACGTGACTGTGGGGACCAGTGTCCCGCTGGATGTCCATGCTCAGGACAGGGATATCGGACAGAATGGAGAGCTGCGATACTGCCTTCAAGGTTCTGGTGGAGCTTTCACTTTAAAAGTGGACGAAGACAGATTTTCAATTATGCTGGTTGTACAAACTGCTTTGGATAGGGAGACTCAGGACCTGTATAAAATGCAGCTGGTGGCCACAGATTGGGGTGCACATCCTTTAAGTGCCTCAGCAGCTTTGACAGTCACAGTGACAGATGTTGATGACAACTGTCCAAGCTTTAGTTCTGACAGCCCACACACTGTCACAATCCAAGGAGACTCCCCTAAGAACATGGTAGTCACACAGGTCACAGCCACAGACCCAGATACGGGTCCAAATGCTGCCATCGTTTATTCCCTCAGTCCCAAGGTGTCTGAGAGGGCAAAGAAGTTCTTTAACCTTGACAGACGCACTGGGCACATCAGAGTAGCACAAGACCTGCACAGCGACAACTCTGAGGAGCTGGTGTTGAAAGTGTTAGCCACCGGTCCTCACTGCCCCCCAGCTAACACTAAGGTAACCATATCCGTGCTCCCCAAGGCGAACCAAGAGCTCACGATCAAGGTCAGGTTCATAGTTGAACATCAAAACCAGACTATGGCGTTACCAGAGAACCAGCCCCCCACTGTCTTAGCTGTTTTAGAGCTTGAGGGTGACAGCAGCTTAAAAGGCTCATCTCTTGCCATCGAGGATGATGTGCCTTTCTCTTTGAACCCACAGAATGGCAAATATCTGCTTTCCACATCAAAGCCTCTAGACTATGAGATAAAAAAAGAGCATAACATTCCTGTGGTAGTGCATAGGAGATCAGCAGAAGGATCTGTGATCATTCTGTCAAGGCAGGTGATCAAGGTGCTGGTGACAGATGTCAATGATAATGCCCCGCTTTTTTCCCAGTCACACTATCAGCTGGCAGTGGAGGAAAACAACCAGCAAGGAATGTCACTGCTGCGAGTGTCAGCATCCGATGCAGACAGCAGATACAACAGCAGGGTGACCTACAGGCTGGAAAAATATACATCTGCCATCTTTAAAATGGACTCTGTGACAGGACAACTGTCTGTGTCAGCTCCTCTGGATAGGGAACAACAGGATCTATACAAACTCACTGTGTTTGCTCGAGATAGTGGCTCTCCTCCATTGGAGTCCCAGGCCACTGTAATTATTCGTGTTCTGGACCAGAATGACAATGCACCTGTTTTTCTAACCCCTCACTTCATCTTTTTCATCCCTGAAAATGTACCACCACTTGCCCAGGTGGGGAAGATAGAGGTGAAAGACCCAGACGAAGGGGAGAATGGCTACACAGACTTGCATGTTGTAAACACCAGTGCACCTTTTGTTGTAGATAATGCACGGGGAACACTACGCACCACCAGCAACTTGGACCGTGAGACAAAAGACCGCCATGAACTCTATGTGTTGGCCAGCGATAATGGCAATCCGGTGGCTTTGACTTCCACTGCCAGAGTGACTGTCTTTGTGGAGGACATCAACGACAACCAGCCAAAAGTGATCCTTCCTAGCAGCAACTCCTCATGCCAGACCGTCTCTCCAGGTACCCTGGCAGGTACCATAGTAACAAAGATCTACGCCATCGATGAGGACTCTGGACTGAATTCTGAGATCACATACTCTGTTGTTACACCAGAGCCAGCTGAAAACAGCAGCCCCTTCCAGGTTGACTTAAGGTCAGGAAACATCACTTTAAGTCAGCAGCTCCTACGTAAAGACATGGGAATgcatcacctgttcattgtaGTAAGAGACAATGGGAAACCAACTCCCCTTTATACCACTGTCTGGGTTAATCTGTTGGTCAACGAGAGCATGGAGCACTGCTACTTGGACAGGGCTCCTGCATGGACAGGAACATCTGATTTGGTGCAAAGCCCTTCAAAGGCCCCTACGTGTGAAGTGGAAACTATGAAATATGCGCAAGTGATATTTATTACCGGCTTGGGCATGTTGTCGGCATCCACAGGTTTGCTTTTGGTGTCAGCTTGTTTATGTCTGAAAAATAGAGGAAGTCTGAAAAAGAACAAGATGGGATACACGGGGGAGAATGAGATTCCACTCAGACTCAAAGACAAATATTATTCTGAAGAATAA
- the LOC142397637 gene encoding myelin proteolipid protein-like isoform X2 translates to MSGPTGCYDCCMRCLGGVPYCSLVATLLCFSGIALFCGCGHQALTETERLIETYFARNMQDYITLAYIIQYFQYVIYGLASFFFLYCIMLLAEGFYTTSAAKQTFGEFRSTMCGRCLSFSFIVMTYVLAVLWLLVFAFSALPVYFFYNMDSTCQTIDVLTETPASINQLCVDARQYGLLPWNAVPGKACGMTLSNVCKTREYQMTYDLYIAAFAGAGITLLALVHCCLHLAVYQVYLKMLRHRGKEERRGYDLYRRMQRDRGGTLCSPYPADTFHIS, encoded by the exons ATGTCTGGACCCACAGGTTGCTATGACTGCTGTATGCGTTGTTTGGGGGGGGTGCCATATTGCTCCCTCGTCGCCACAttgctgtgcttctctggcatTGCCCTCTTCTGTGGTTGTGGGCACCAGGCTCTCACAGAGACGGAGAGACTCATCGAGACTTACTTTGCCCGTAACATGCAGGACTACATCACCCTCGCCTACAT CATTCAATATTTCCAGTATGTCATCTATGGTTTGGCctcctttttcttcctctactgCATCATGCTGCTGGCTGAGGGCTTCTACACCACAAGCGCTGCCAAGCAAACCTTTGGAGAGTTCAGGAGCACCATGTGTGGCCGCTGCCTCAGCTTCTCG TTTATAGTGATGACATATGTCCTCGCTGTGCTGTGGCTGTTGGTGTTCGCCTTCTCGGCATTGCCAGTCTACTTCTTCTACAACATGGATTCGACTTGCCAAACTATTGATGTTCTGACTGAGACGCCAGCAAGTATCAACCAGCTCTGCGTTGATGCAAGGCAATACG gGCTCCTGCCATGGAATGCAGTACCAGGAAAAGCTTGTGGTATGACCCTGTCGAATGTTTGCAAAACCAGAGAG TATCAAATGACCTATGACCTGTACATCGCTGCCTTCGCCGGAGCGGGCATCACTCTCTTGGCTCTG GTGCACTGTTGCCTTCACTTGGCCGTGTACCAGGTGTACCTGAAGATGCTGAGGCACAGGgggaaagaggagaggagaggttaTGACCTGTATAGGAGGATGCAGCGGGACAGAGGAGGGACACTGTGCTCCCCGTACCCTGCAGACACATTCCATATCTCCTGA
- the pofut4 gene encoding GDP-fucose protein O-fucosyltransferase 4 isoform X2 — protein sequence MVGRRRLLPCVCLGLFGVLCWVLVSFASFPDDQLRVELLDAVDRGAFQPQSALSEMEFASVASYRGPGNSDRRSNKELPIILWWSGGLFPHFPGDTERIDCATSSCLVTSNRKVQLYKRTASIIFYGTDFRAYETPLPRLRHQTWALFHEESPMNNYVLSHGPGIRLFNYTATFRRESDYPLTLQWLPSLEYLLEPVAVSLKEKNRLRMEGLAPVLYMQSHCDVPSDRDRYIQELVKYIEVDSYGKCLNNKPLPEYLEDTATATGEEPKFMNFVARYKFHLALENGLCPDYMTEKLWRPLHQGCVPVYRGSSVVADWMPNDHSVIIIDDFPSPKALADFLKHLDENDDEYARYLEFKDHRSITNAHLLEALETREWGVNDMSKPNYLNGFECYVCDQENKRLAAERAYRKAPKKNPPSRPKMASNSHMGCPLPSPGYGGVQDLPADDEWLQIWPQDYWQSLDQAEGLESLIRHNESDPALLWKHIQNIAVSRARGKH from the exons ATGGTCGGTCGGAGGAGGCTGCTGCCCTGTGTATGTCTGGGGCTGTTCGGTGTCCTGTGCTGGGTTTTGGTTTCTTTTGCCTCCTTTCCTGACGACCAGCTTCGCGTGGAGCTCTTGGATGCCGTGGACCGAGGAGCCTTTCAGCCCCAGAGCGCTCTGTCAGAGATGGAGTTTGCCTCCGTCGCTTCGTACAGAGGACCTGGTAACAGTGACCGGCGCAGTAACAAGGAGCTGCCCATTATCCTGTGGTGGAGCGGGGGACTTTTCCCACATTTTCCCGGTGACACTGAACGTATTGACTGTGCCACGTCGTCCTGCCTGGTTACAAGCAATCGCAAG GTCCAGCTTTACAAGAGGACAGCATCCATCATATTTTATGGGACAGACTTCAGGGCATATGAGACGCCACTCCCTCGTCTCCGCCACCAGACCTGGGCACTCTTCCACGAGGAGTCCCCCATGAACAACTATGTCCTCTCTCATGGACCAGGGATCCGGCTGTTCAATTACACAGCCACATTTCGCAGGGAGTCGGACTATCCTCTGACCCTCCAGTGGCTGCCCTCCCTGGAATACTTACTGGAGCCTGTAGCCGTTTCCCTGAAGGAGAAGAACCGCCTGAGGATGGAGGGCTTGGCCCCGGTGCTCTACATGCAGTCTCACTGCGATGTGCCATcagacagagacagatacaTACAGGAACTCGTGAAATACATTGAG GTGGACTCTTATGGGAAATGCTTGAACAACAAACCTCTTCCAGAATATTTGGAAGATACTGCCACCGCTACTGGCGAGGAACCCAAATTCATGAATTTTGTTGCACGCTACAAGTTCCACCTGGCACTCGAGAATGGCCTGTGTCCAGATTACATGACAGAGAAGCTTTGGCGGCCTCTCCATCAGGGCTGCGTGCCCGTCTATCGAGGCTCCTCTGTGGTGGCCGACTGGATGCCCAATGACCACTCTGTGATAATCATTGACGACTTCccctccccaaaagctcttgcAGACTTTCTGAAGCATCTGGATGAGAATGATGATGAATATGCTCGATATTTAGAGTTCAAGGACCACCGAAGCATTACTAATGCTCATTTGCTAGAGGCATTGGAGACCCGTGAGTGGGGAGTTAATGACATGAGCAAACCTAACTACTTAAATGGATTTGAATGTTATGTGTGTGACCAGGAGAATAAACGTTTGGCAGCAGAAAGAGCGTACAGAAAAGCCCCTAAGAAGAACCCACCTTCCCGGCCGAAAATGGCCAGCAACTCTCACATGGGCTGCCCGTTGCCCAGCCCCGGGTACGGAGGCGTCCAAGACTTGCCTGCAGATGACGA ATGGTTGCAAATATGGCCTCAGGATTACTGGCAGAGCCTGGACCAAGCGGAGGGGCTGGAGTCTCTGATAAGACATAACGAGTCAGACCCCGCTCTACTGTGGAAGCACATCCAAAACATTGCTGTGAGCAGAGCCAGAGGAAAACACTGA
- the pofut4 gene encoding GDP-fucose protein O-fucosyltransferase 4 isoform X1 has translation MQMVGRRRLLPCVCLGLFGVLCWVLVSFASFPDDQLRVELLDAVDRGAFQPQSALSEMEFASVASYRGPGNSDRRSNKELPIILWWSGGLFPHFPGDTERIDCATSSCLVTSNRKVQLYKRTASIIFYGTDFRAYETPLPRLRHQTWALFHEESPMNNYVLSHGPGIRLFNYTATFRRESDYPLTLQWLPSLEYLLEPVAVSLKEKNRLRMEGLAPVLYMQSHCDVPSDRDRYIQELVKYIEVDSYGKCLNNKPLPEYLEDTATATGEEPKFMNFVARYKFHLALENGLCPDYMTEKLWRPLHQGCVPVYRGSSVVADWMPNDHSVIIIDDFPSPKALADFLKHLDENDDEYARYLEFKDHRSITNAHLLEALETREWGVNDMSKPNYLNGFECYVCDQENKRLAAERAYRKAPKKNPPSRPKMASNSHMGCPLPSPGYGGVQDLPADDEWLQIWPQDYWQSLDQAEGLESLIRHNESDPALLWKHIQNIAVSRARGKH, from the exons ATGCAGATGGTCGGTCGGAGGAGGCTGCTGCCCTGTGTATGTCTGGGGCTGTTCGGTGTCCTGTGCTGGGTTTTGGTTTCTTTTGCCTCCTTTCCTGACGACCAGCTTCGCGTGGAGCTCTTGGATGCCGTGGACCGAGGAGCCTTTCAGCCCCAGAGCGCTCTGTCAGAGATGGAGTTTGCCTCCGTCGCTTCGTACAGAGGACCTGGTAACAGTGACCGGCGCAGTAACAAGGAGCTGCCCATTATCCTGTGGTGGAGCGGGGGACTTTTCCCACATTTTCCCGGTGACACTGAACGTATTGACTGTGCCACGTCGTCCTGCCTGGTTACAAGCAATCGCAAG GTCCAGCTTTACAAGAGGACAGCATCCATCATATTTTATGGGACAGACTTCAGGGCATATGAGACGCCACTCCCTCGTCTCCGCCACCAGACCTGGGCACTCTTCCACGAGGAGTCCCCCATGAACAACTATGTCCTCTCTCATGGACCAGGGATCCGGCTGTTCAATTACACAGCCACATTTCGCAGGGAGTCGGACTATCCTCTGACCCTCCAGTGGCTGCCCTCCCTGGAATACTTACTGGAGCCTGTAGCCGTTTCCCTGAAGGAGAAGAACCGCCTGAGGATGGAGGGCTTGGCCCCGGTGCTCTACATGCAGTCTCACTGCGATGTGCCATcagacagagacagatacaTACAGGAACTCGTGAAATACATTGAG GTGGACTCTTATGGGAAATGCTTGAACAACAAACCTCTTCCAGAATATTTGGAAGATACTGCCACCGCTACTGGCGAGGAACCCAAATTCATGAATTTTGTTGCACGCTACAAGTTCCACCTGGCACTCGAGAATGGCCTGTGTCCAGATTACATGACAGAGAAGCTTTGGCGGCCTCTCCATCAGGGCTGCGTGCCCGTCTATCGAGGCTCCTCTGTGGTGGCCGACTGGATGCCCAATGACCACTCTGTGATAATCATTGACGACTTCccctccccaaaagctcttgcAGACTTTCTGAAGCATCTGGATGAGAATGATGATGAATATGCTCGATATTTAGAGTTCAAGGACCACCGAAGCATTACTAATGCTCATTTGCTAGAGGCATTGGAGACCCGTGAGTGGGGAGTTAATGACATGAGCAAACCTAACTACTTAAATGGATTTGAATGTTATGTGTGTGACCAGGAGAATAAACGTTTGGCAGCAGAAAGAGCGTACAGAAAAGCCCCTAAGAAGAACCCACCTTCCCGGCCGAAAATGGCCAGCAACTCTCACATGGGCTGCCCGTTGCCCAGCCCCGGGTACGGAGGCGTCCAAGACTTGCCTGCAGATGACGA ATGGTTGCAAATATGGCCTCAGGATTACTGGCAGAGCCTGGACCAAGCGGAGGGGCTGGAGTCTCTGATAAGACATAACGAGTCAGACCCCGCTCTACTGTGGAAGCACATCCAAAACATTGCTGTGAGCAGAGCCAGAGGAAAACACTGA